The sequence CCTGTGCCACTGCCAAGACTTTGTCGCCACCGTTGCCGGTCGTTTTTCGGTCATTTGCTTTGTTTGGAAGGGAGAAACGAAGCCCGTGGCCGGACTTCGGAGGCACCCGCTGATCGATCCGATTTTTTCCCGACGGTTGTCGGGATTAGCGCTCCCTTCGCAGGGAGGAACCTCCACCTCGTAACCCTGATAATTCAGGGCTCAGTCGCTAGCTCTCCACATATTCAATTATAAACTGCGAAACTTTTATGATAATACCGCCGCAATGCTAACAAACCCAACTGCGCTTGTCAAGGATGCGCTGATGGATTAACTCGGTAATTGTACCTATGGCGGGTCGTGGTGAGTGTACTCGCTCTGACAGGATAGGTGTTGCGGCGGGGCTGATACGTTCAAATTACAATTGTGGCAATACGCCCCCCGCCAGTGATTCCAACCCGTCGAGATTATCCAGATCGAGCCATTGCAACATAACGCGCTGTAAACCGGCCTCAGCCAATTTGCCCAATTGCTCAACAACCTCATTGGCTGTGCCGACCATCAACCCGCGCTTGTGCAGCTCTTTGGGCGAGAGTTTGCCTTTGGTGCGCGTTTTGACTTTTTGCTTAACTTCAGCTTTATCTACGCCAAACTCACAACCCGTCATCATCGAGCGGCGCACTTCTTTGGGCTGGCGCCCTGTCGCGCTGAGCATTTCGTCGAGTTGGGCGCTAAGTTCCTGGAATTTTTCCACCGGCAGGTAAATTGAATTCCACTCGGTGGCGAAGCGCGCGACCAGAGGCAATGTGCGCTGCGAGCCGTTGCCGCCAATCAGAATGGATGGCCCGCCGGGTCGTTGCGGGCGCGGCAGCAATATCGCATCCTGAATTCGGTAAAATTGCCCGCGAAAACCGGAGGGTGTATCGCTGTGCAGCAAGCGCGTAATAATTTCCAAACCTTCTTCAAAGCGCTGGAAGCGTTGATGAATATCCAGCAAATCCCACCCATAGTTGGTGTGTTC comes from Chloroflexota bacterium and encodes:
- a CDS encoding LLM class F420-dependent oxidoreductase, translating into MIEIAIMIEGQNGLTWPRWQRLAQAVEDLGYTGLYRSDHYTNANPPDKESLELWTSLTWLASHTQRIEFGPMVTPLSFRDPTMTARMAAAVDDLSGGRLILGLGAGWQEREHTNYGWDLLDIHQRFQRFEEGLEIITRLLHSDTPSGFRGQFYRIQDAILLPRPQRPGGPSILIGGNGSQRTLPLVARFATEWNSIYLPVEKFQELSAQLDEMLSATGRQPKEVRRSMMTGCEFGVDKAEVKQKVKTRTKGKLSPKELHKRGLMVGTANEVVEQLGKLAEAGLQRVMLQWLDLDNLDGLESLAGGVLPQL